The Candidatus Limnocylindrales bacterium region CGCCGCCGATGCCGATGCACGTCGACTGGCCGATGCCGCGCAGCGTGAGCTGGTGGACGCATTCGTACGTGAGCGTGCCGCTTTTCGAGATCACGCCGACGCGGCCCGGCTTGTGGATGTAGCCGGGCATGATGCCGACCTTGGCCTGGCCGGGCGTGATGATGCCGGGGCAATTCGGGCCGATCAGGCGGACGGGCTGGCCTTCGAGCGCGCGCTTGACGCGAACCATGTCGGCCACCGGAATGCCCTCGGTGATGCAGACGATCAGCGCGATGCCGGCGTCGGCGGCCTCGAGGATCGCATCGGCTGCGCCGGCGGGCGGAACGTAGATCACCGAGACGTCGCAGCCCTGCTGCTGGACCGCATCCGCGACCGTGTCGTAGATCGGCACGCCTTCCCAGGACGTTCCCGACTTTCCGGGCTTTACGGCGGCGACCATCTGCGTGCCGTAATCGCGGCAGCCGGTCAGGTGGAACTGGCCGGTCTTTCCGAGACCCTGCGTGAGCACACGGCTCCTTGACGAAAGAAGAATCGACATTGCGTGTTTCCCCTTCGCCTTAGTGGAGCTTGCCGGCGGCTTCGACCGCGCGGCGCGCGCCGTCGGCCATGTCCGCGGCCGTGATGATCCCGAGTCCGGACTCGGCGATGATCTGCTTTCCCTTCTCGACGTTGGTGCCTT contains the following coding sequences:
- the sucD gene encoding succinate--CoA ligase subunit alpha, which produces MSILLSSRSRVLTQGLGKTGQFHLTGCRDYGTQMVAAVKPGKSGTSWEGVPIYDTVADAVQQQGCDVSVIYVPPAGAADAILEAADAGIALIVCITEGIPVADMVRVKRALEGQPVRLIGPNCPGIITPGQAKVGIMPGYIHKPGRVGVISKSGTLTYECVHQLTLRGIGQSTCIGIGGDPIIGTGFIDALKMFNDDPDTDAVFMLGEIGGAAEIDAAAWIKANMKKPVAGFIAGKTAPEGKRMGHAGAIVSGGKGTAAEKIAALEAAGIKVAPSPAELGETLVAVMRG